The Penaeus vannamei isolate JL-2024 chromosome 15, ASM4276789v1, whole genome shotgun sequence genomic interval TAAATTAATGTTTACAGTGCATTGGGGGCGAATGTGTGTCCATGGCTGCAAAATCCACACAACGAAAGCAACAAAAGGCAAGCCACGTGCAACAAAAGGCAAGCCACGTGCAACCAAGGGCAAGCCACGTGCAACCAAAGGCAAGCCACGTGCAACCAAAGCCAAGCCACGTGCAACCAAAGTCCACACAACGAAAGCAACCAAAGGCAAGCCACGTGCAACCAAAGGCAAGCCACGTGCAACCAAAAAGGCAAACCACGTGCAACCAAAAAGGCAAGCCACGTGCAACCAAAGGCAAGCCACGTGCAACCAAAGGCAAGCCACGTGCAACCAAAGCCAAGCCACGTGCAACCAAAGTCCACACAACGAAAGCAACCACAGGCAAGCCACGTGCAACCAAAAAGGCAAGCCACGCGCAACCAAAGGCAAGCCACATGCAACCAAAGGCAAGCCACGTGCAACCAAAGGCAAGCCACGTGCAACCAAAGGCAAGCCACGTGCAACCAAAGGCAAGCCACGTGCAACCAAAGGCAAGCCACGTGCAACCAAAGGCAAACCACGTGCAACCAAAAGCAAGCCACGTTCAACCAAAGGCAAGCCACGTGCAACCAAAGGCAAGCCACGTGCAACCAAAGCCAAGCCACGTGCAACCAAAGCCAAGCCACGTGCAACCAAAGCCAAGCCACGTGCAACCAAAGCCAAGCCACGTGCAACCAAAGGCAAGCCACGTGCAACCAAAGGCAAGCCACGTGCAACCAAAGCCAAGCCACGTGCAACCAAAGTCCACACAACGAAAGCAACCAAAGGCAAGCCACGTGCAACCACAGGCAAGCCACGTGCAACCAAAAAGGCAAGCCACGCGCAACCAAAGGCAAGCCACATGCAACCAAAGGCAAGCCACGTGCAACCAAAGGCAAGCCACGTGCAACCAAAGGCAAACCGCGTGCAACCAAAGGCAAGCCACGTGCAACCAAAGGCAAACCACGTACAACCAAAAGCAAGCCACGTGCAACCACAGGCAAGCCACGTGCAACCAAAGGCAAGCCACGTGCAACCAAAATCCACACAACGAAAGCAACCAAAGGCAAGCCACGAGCAACCAAAGGCAAGCCACGTGTAACTAAAAGCAAGCCCCGTGCAACCAAAGTCCACACAACGAAAGCAACCAAAGGCAAGCCACGTGCAACCAAAGTCCACACAACGAAAGCAACCAAAGGCAAGCCACGTGCAACCAAAGTCCACACAACGAAAGCAACCAAAGGCAAGCCACGAGCAACCAAAGGCAAGCCACGTGCAACTAAAAGCAAGCCCCGTGCAACCAAAGTCCACACAACGAAAGCAACCAAAGGCAAGCCACGTGCAACCAAAGTCCACACAACGAAAGCAACCAAAGGCAAGCCACGTGCAACCAAAATCCACACAACGAAAGCAACCAAAGGCAAGCCACGTGCAACCAAAGGCAAGCCACGTGCAACCAAAGGCAAGCCACGTGCAACCCAAGTCCACACAACGAAAGCAACCAAAGGCAAGCCACGTGCAACCTAAACAACCCGTACCCTGAGCGAAGAGACTCGAAACCGCCCACAGAACCGCGTGGTACAGCTGCGACGAAAGGCCACGGGGTTGCACGACGGCGTCTCTCTCGTGCCTGGCGTCGCCCCTGCTTCGGAATCGCGGTTAAAGTCAGCTGCTTTGCTGACTGGATTCTGGTTGACattgatttttatatttgtttatttatttatttatagaggcTTATTtacttcattaatttatttatttataaatgtttatttatttatttgtttatagatgtttatttatttatagatgtttattgatttatagatgtttatttattttatttatttatctatttatagatgtttatttattttatttatttatttatagatttattttttgaactgactgtttcttttctattattattagcattataccatcattgtcatggtcgctgatattatcatgatagtaagaCTAGTGTTACCAAGATTTTGATTGTAATTATGGTTacctttattaatattttcacgattactctcattatcatcagaagAGGTAAAACACACACTCGATTTTAATAAGTAACAACACTATTTAAATCAACTAATCTGATTTGCTTTACTGAACcgttttatcattttgatttagaAAAAGTATTCATGAATATTCTTAAATTTAgcgagtgtgggtgggtgtggtagaATGTTACCTCAAGTTATCATTTAAGGTAAATATACAGCTCTTATAATCCATTCAGTCtggaagccccgccccctttcgtCAGTGCCAAAGACAAAAATGTTATTGTACTGAAAAGCCTAAACCTTCAGCTAATAACTTCTCGTAATATTTACTGTGCAATAAAGGAATATGTAGAGGGCCTTATTCATTATATAACCATGATGTGCCACACACTTAAGTCCATTCTGACAAACGCAAAATCAGGTCTGAATGAAAAATAGTAATCGATAACATAACGATACGTTATCAACAATTCTATCTGAATTTCCACAACGAGGTTTAGAATATAGCAAGTACTAAGCCGCAAATCAAAATATCAGTTACACATTTtttacttctaaaaaaaaaaaaaaaaaaaaaaaaaaaaaaaaaaaaaaaaaaaatgctttcattgGGAAGGCTGAggtgtgggagaaaggggaaggaaagagaggagggagggaaacgtggagtgaaagagggaggagggagaaggggagagggggggagaggagtaatagggggggtaaggggggatccATCTGCCACCCACCGTAACACGTAGGACACCCCGCACTCAGCCAAGAAGACAGCGCCACACACCAGCAGCATACTCGCGAACACTGAAAACCACAGCTGCAGGAGGAAAAGGACATTGCTAAGAGAGTCATTTTACGAACCGAGAGAATATTTTGCGCCTGAAAAAAAGAGCTTTGGACTCTAATTGTGGTTTGGGAGTGGCTTGGCTGGCGGTGTTATGCTCAGCAGACCATTGTTTTGATATCGCTAGAGTGAATTTCGGAATCGAGGATAAGTCTATTCCTAATCCGGTTAGCGTTCGTTCCTGTGCTCAAGGATATGCGCAGTTGCGAAGTTGGAATAGcgttatcttccccctctcccccccgttctctctctctctctctctctctctctctctctctctctctctctctctctctctctctctctctctctctctctctctctctctcatatccatgcgtgtgcgtgggtgtggtaGTCACTCTCACATTACCTTTTCCTTCAAGTAACAAGGCATCTAAAACATCAATTCTATTATAACTTTAATAACATCCAACAACGATAAAATCTATAGAGACACGAAAATTGGGGAAATCAAAACATCTTCAAATATGTcgagaataaaaacacaaaaaaacacgagaaCCTTCTCCTCACCGTCATGGTAAACGGTTTGACGAAGCCAGCGACATCTGCCTCAGGAGTGGGTCGCCTGTACGTCAGCCGATGCTCGTCAACGATGAGGTATTCGCTAAAATCGACGGCCTGTGAGCGAAGGTGGTTGACGGACATGGGCACTATCGACAAGTC includes:
- the LOC113810348 gene encoding uncharacterized protein; this translates as MCVHGCKIHTTKATKGKPRATKGKPRATKGKPRATKGKPRATKAKPRATKVHTTKATKGKPRATKGKPRATKKANHVQPKRQATCNQRQATCNQRQATCNQSQATCNQSPHNESNHRQATCNQKGKPRATKGKPHATKGKPRATKGKPRATKGKPRATKGKPRATKGKPRATKGKPRATKSKPRSTKGKPRATKGKPRATKAKPRATKAKPRATKAKPRATKAKPRATKGKPRATKGKPRATKAKPRATKVHTTKATKGKPRATTGKPRATKGKPRATKGKPRATKGKPRTTKSKPRATTGKPRATKGKPRATKIHTTKATKGKPRATKGKPRVTKSKPRATKVHTTKATKGKPRATKVHTTKATKGKPRATKVHTTKATKGKPRATKGKPRATKSKPRATKVHTTKATKGKPRATKVHTTKATKGKPRATKIHTTKATKGKPRATKGKPRATKGKPRATQVHTTKATKGKPRAT